The sequence TAATTATTGGTTCAATTATTAATATTGTTGGAAGTTATCTTTTAATACCTATTTATGGTATTTCTGGTGCTGCATTTGCAACTACTATTGCAACATTTGTATTAATGGCATCTCTTATTGCTAGATTAACACAGATTTCTGGAATTCATATTCCATATTTAGATATTGCAAAGCTTGTTGTTGCATCTGTGGTTATGGTTGGTGTTTTAAAATTGTTCCCTGCAAACTTAATTGGAATGATTTTCGGATCAATCATAGGACTTGTAGTATATTTCATATTAGTTCTTGCATTTAAAGCAGTTAAACGTGATGACCTTGGATTTATTGATGAAATTGTAAGTAAATCAGGTCCACTTAGAAAGTTCATAGAACCTGTAGCTGACATTATATATGATCATGCACAATAGGTGTAAAAAAAACTATAAATTTTTAACCTCCCCCCAATATTTTATTTTTTTTTATTTTATTTTTTCATAAATATTCTATTGTTTATAATTACACTTTCTTTTTTACTAAAAATATCTTTATATAACAAATAACATAACTAATAATTAGAAAGTATTTATTTAACAATAATAGTGGGTTTGTTAGATAAATTTTAGATAAAATTATTAAAAGGATTGTTTTTTTTATGGCTAATGAAGTTGAAAGATTAGAAAAGAGAATGGTTGAACTTAACAATGACTTACAAAATAAGAAAACAAATCCAGATTTTGCATTTGAAAATATAAAATCTGTTGATATGTTACTTAAAATTATCATAAACTTAAATAAATATGATGATGTAGAAGATGGAATATACCTATATATTGATGATAGTGGTATAATTAATGCTGAATACTTCATTAAAGAAGATGGTGAAGTTACAATTGTAAGTTTTAATGAAGAACAACTTGCTTTAGTAGTAGAATTATACAGTGATGTATTTGCTGTAAATGTAGAATAAGTTTATTTACTTACTCTACAATACTTACTTTTTTTTATAAAATAATAATAAGATTTTTAAACTTTAAAACTATTTTTTCCTATTTTTATCCTTAAATTATATATAAATTAATTTCTTAAATTTTATATTGTAAAAGAAATTATTATAGAGATGAATTTTAATATGTCAATAACATTAGATGAAGTAAAAAGACGAGAAAAAGGACTTAGTATTATAAATGATAAAATAAAAAATGATGGTATTGATAGTTTAATTGATCTAACAGGACTTGCTGGTGGATTTGATTTAGAAGCAGAAGATATATCATTACTTGAAACATATGCAGGACCTGCAGTATTTGATGCAAAAATTCAGGAACTTGGACGTCAACATCTTGGTGGAGAAAAAATCTTACCTGTAAATCGTACAACAAGTGGTATTGTTGCAACTATTATTGCACTTGTTAAACCTTCCACAAAAATTGTACATTTTCTTGCAAAAAAACCTGCACATCCATCAATTCCTCGTACAGCAGAACTTGTAGGTGCTGATTATGAAGAATTTACAAATGTTGATGATGTTGTAGTTGATGAAAATACATCACTTGTAGTTATTACTGGTACTACAATGGATTTAGAAGTAATTGATGTTGAAGATTTTAAAGCTGTAATTGCTAAAGCTAAAGAATTTGATGTACCTGTATTTGTTGATGATGCATCTGGTGCAAGAATTCGTTGTGCTGTATATGATCAGCCTAGAGCTATTGATCTTGGTGCTGATTTATCTGTAACAAGTACTGATAAGCTTATGGAAGGTCCTCGTGGTGGACTTATGGCTGGAAGTGAAAAACTTATTGATGAAATAAAACTTGTTGTTAATCAGTATGGTCTTGAAGCTCAAGCTCCTCTTGTTGTTGCTATGATTAAAGGTATTGAAAAATATTCACCTGATCGTATTCGTGAAGCTTTCAAACAAAAAGATGAACTTAATGAAATGCTTATTTCTAGAAATTTAAATCCTCTTAAAACACCTACAGGTTTCATGTTTAAAGAAGATGAAATTAAAGCTGAACTTGAAAAAAGAGGTGCAACAGTGGATGTTGATGCTGATGTTATTGCATCTGTATATTCAATGATTCTTCTTGAAAATTATAACATTATTACTATTCCATCTGTTGGAATGCCTGGTGCTTCTAAAACTGTACGTATTGACTGGTCTGCTAAAGATTCAGATAAGTTAACTATGGATGAAATGGTTAATGCTATTGATGATACATTTAACAGGACTGTTAGTGTTATTGCTGATGGTAAAATTTTAGATGTATTATACTAAGGTATTTGTAATGAAATCTAAAATTCACCACCCATACTTTTCTATTTTTTTATTTTTTTTATCAGATAATTTCCTACTATGATATTAACTATGTTAATTTTTAATTCTATCTTTAATTAAAAGAGGCATATTTAGTAATTGTTTTATAAAATAAGTGGTTTTTTATTAATTTAGATGAAATACTATGAAAATTATATTTATTTAAATTTATGATGTATACCAAAAAAAGTTAAAAAAAGAAGAATAAGAGGGGGTGATGTAAAAATATTGTATGTTTATATTATTTCAACTACACCAGATGAGATCTTGATAAGTTTTCCATCATCATCTTCAACAATTAAAAGTCCTTTATTTGTAATACCTACAGCATCACCATATGTAACTTTTCCATTTTTATATACTTTTACTCTGTTACCTGTAGTTGATGATAATCTTCTCCATTCAGCAATGATATATTTAAAGTTTCCTTTGTTAAATTCCTTGTATAATTCTTCAAATACTCCAAGGAATGTTCTGAGAATATCTGCTCTGTTAATTCTTTTATCAATTTCTTTTTTAATTGTTGTTGCAACTTCTTTAAGATCATCAGGTATGTCTTCTTCTTTTATGTTTGCATCTATTCCAATACCAACAAGTACTGCTTCAAGTTCATTTGTTTCATAGTTTGTAACAGCTTCAGTTAGAATTCCTGAAATCTTTTTATCACCAATTAATATATCATTAGGCCATTTAATTCCTGCATTAATACCAAATTTATCATGTAATGTTTTTGCAATTGCTACACCTGTTACAATTGTAAGTTTTGATGCTTCCTGTAGTGCAACTTTAGGTCTGAGTATAAGTGTCATGTATATACCACCTTCTGGTGATACCCAATCATCATACTTACGTGTACGACCTGCTGTTTGGCTTCCTGCAATAATTACAGAACCTTCTTTTGCACCATCTTCTACAAATTTCTTAGCTGTGTCATTTGTTGATTCAAGTGTGTCATAGAAGTGAATACTGTTTCCCATCATCTCAGTTTTAAGTCCTCGTGCAACTTCATATGCATCAAGTATATCTGGTACATCTTTAAGTTTGTAACCTTTATCTAAATCATATAATATGTCATATCCAACATCTTTAAGATTCAATATGTGATCTTTTAATTTTTCATGTGTTATATCTAATTTTTCTAGTAATTCTTCTTCTGTAACATATGAATCTTCAATATTTTTTAATATTTTTTTTCTTATCATTTCAATAACCCTTGAATATATTCTTACAAATTCAAAAAAATATATTTATTATACATATATTTTCTTTTTTTTAGGATGATGAACTAAACCTATTATTTAAAAATAAAAATAGGATAGTATATTATATTATTGTTATGTATTTTTTTAATATAATAATTTCCCAAATAATTACAATGTAGAATAATTTAAATTTAAAAATACATCACATTTAAATTAATTTAGTGTTATTTTTTAGTAAGATAAATGTAATGTCTATTTTTTAGTAAAATAGGGGATATTTTTTTTATTAATTTATAAGTAAATTGTATTTATTAAATAAATCATATATAGTATATAGTTTAATATAATGTATGGATAAAGAATTTATTTTACTAAATTCACATATTATATTTCTTAGGATTTATATAATGAAGTAAAAAAAATATTTTATAAAAAAATTCATTATATAACATTAACAAATTGAAGGGAGAAGAAATTCATGTTTGATAAAGTATTAATTGCAAATCGTGGAGAAATTGCTATACGTGTAATGCGAGCATGTAAAGAGTTAGATGTTAATACTGTAGCAATCCACTCAGATGAAGATGAAAAAGCATTATTTACAAAATTTGCAGATGAAGCAGTACCACTTAATTCATCAATTCTTGCAAAATCATATCTTGATGTTGAAAAAATTATTAACATCGCAGTAGATACAGGTGCTGATGCTATACATCCAGGTTATGGATTCTTATCTGAAAATCCAACACTTGGTGAATTATGTGATGAAAATGGTATTACACTCATTGGTCCAAGAAAAAATGCAATTGAAGCAATGGGAGATAAAATTACATCAAAACAATTAATGAATAAAATTGGTGTACCTACAGTTCCTGGAGATAAGGAAGGAATTGAAGATGTTGATGTTGCAAAAAGCAGAGCAAGAGAAATTGGATATCCTGTAATTATCAAATCCTCAGCTGGTGGTGGAGGAATTGGTATGAGAGTAGTTTATGAAGAAGATGAACTTGTTCGTGCAATTGAATCAACTCAGAATCTTGCAAAAACTACCTTTGGTGATGGAACAGTATATCTTGAAAAATATATTGAAAAACCAAGACACATAGAATTCCAGGTTCTTGCTGATAATTATGGAAATACAATACATGTATGTGATCGTGAATGTTCAATTCAAAGAAGACATCAAAAACTTATAGAAGAAGCACCATCTCCTATTATGACTGAAGAATTAAGAGAACGTATGGGAGAATCTGCAATTAAAGCAGCAAAAAGTGTAGATTATAACAGTGCTGGTACTGTTGAATTTATGTATTCAAATGGTGAATATTATTTCCTTGAAATGAACACAAGAATTCAGGTAGAACATCCAATTACAGAGGCAATTACTGGTGTAGATCTTGTAAAACAACAGATTAAAGTTGCATCTGGTGAAAAATTAGAATATACACAGGATGATATTAATATAAATGGTCATGCTATTGAATGTCGTATCAATGCTGAAGATCCACTTAATGATTTCATACCAACACCTGGTAAAATCTTAGGTTACAGATCACCTGGTGGTATTGGTGTACGTATGGATAGTGGTGTTTATAATGGTTATACTATTCCATCAATTTATGATTCTATGATTGCAAAACTTATTGTTCATGCAAGAAATAGGGATGAAGCTATTGCTCGTATGCAACGTGCTCTTAATGAATTTATTGTTGTTGGTGTAAAAACTACAATTCCATTCCATAAGGCTTTAATGAAAAATGAAAACTTCAGAAAAGCAAATCTTGATACAAGTTTCATTGAAGAAAACCAGATGGACTTAAGAACTGCTATTGAACAGGTAGTAGTTGAAGATGAAGAAAAAATTAATCAGTATAAATCTACATTCCTTCCTAATAAGAAGATTGCAGCAATTTCAACTGGTGTTGCAAGTTACATGACAAGAATAATGGAAGAACAGGAAAAAGCTAAAAAATAGTTTTATGAATTTTCCCTTCTTTTATTTTATTTTTTTAAATTATTAAGTCTTATTTTATTTATGAATCAATTTGGTTTTATTTTTTTTAGAAATAGGATAATTTAAGCAATATTTTTCACATTTTAAGAATTAATTTAATTATTTTTATTAAAAATAATTGATTTTACTCATTTTTTTTAGATTTATTATAGGTAAGTTTATATATAGTATAAAAACAATATATAATATAGTATTCCAAATGATACTATCTTTCCTTAAAATTTTAATATGTTTTAAAACATAAGAATCTTTATGGAGAAAATTTCAATATTCGTACCAAATAGTTATTTGGCCGAATCAAAAGATTCGAAAATTAGAACATATAAAGTTGGATTATTGGGAAGATATGCTGCTCTATATAGGGCTAATAACATAGTTATTTACAATGATAATTCAGACGGAGGTAGTAGAGATGATGCTCTCTATATGAAAACTATCCTAGAATACATGGATACACCTCAATACTTGCGTAAACAAGTATTTCCGATTACACCGGAGCTGAAGAATGTAGGAATACTTCCACCACTTAGAACACCTCATCATCCATTAACAGTTGATGCTGAAGTTGGACAATACAGACAAGGTCTTACACTTAAACGTGTCCGTAAAGGAACTGTTGTAGATATTGGTCTGGAAAGAACAGCTTTATGTAAGGAAAAACTAAGTGTTAATAAAGTACATAGTTTTCGTATAGTAAAACTAGGTAAAGAAATTTTAGTAGAACCTGATGAACCTGATAGCGTTTATTGGGGATATAAGACGATTACTAGTGACAGTAACCTCTATGACAGCATAACCATGATGGAACCTGACTTAGTTATTGGTACATCAAAATATGCTCCTAACATTAATTCTATTCTTAATGAGGTTCAAGACAGTATTAAACAAGCATCTCATGTAGCTATTTTATTTGGAGGTCCATACTCTGGAATAAACAGCT is a genomic window of Methanosphaera sp. containing:
- a CDS encoding acetyl-CoA carboxylase biotin carboxylase subunit; this translates as MFDKVLIANRGEIAIRVMRACKELDVNTVAIHSDEDEKALFTKFADEAVPLNSSILAKSYLDVEKIINIAVDTGADAIHPGYGFLSENPTLGELCDENGITLIGPRKNAIEAMGDKITSKQLMNKIGVPTVPGDKEGIEDVDVAKSRAREIGYPVIIKSSAGGGGIGMRVVYEEDELVRAIESTQNLAKTTFGDGTVYLEKYIEKPRHIEFQVLADNYGNTIHVCDRECSIQRRHQKLIEEAPSPIMTEELRERMGESAIKAAKSVDYNSAGTVEFMYSNGEYYFLEMNTRIQVEHPITEAITGVDLVKQQIKVASGEKLEYTQDDININGHAIECRINAEDPLNDFIPTPGKILGYRSPGGIGVRMDSGVYNGYTIPSIYDSMIAKLIVHARNRDEAIARMQRALNEFIVVGVKTTIPFHKALMKNENFRKANLDTSFIEENQMDLRTAIEQVVVEDEEKINQYKSTFLPNKKIAAISTGVASYMTRIMEEQEKAKK
- a CDS encoding putative RNA uridine N3 methyltransferase; protein product: MFMEKISIFVPNSYLAESKDSKIRTYKVGLLGRYAALYRANNIVIYNDNSDGGSRDDALYMKTILEYMDTPQYLRKQVFPITPELKNVGILPPLRTPHHPLTVDAEVGQYRQGLTLKRVRKGTVVDIGLERTALCKEKLSVNKVHSFRIVKLGKEILVEPDEPDSVYWGYKTITSDSNLYDSITMMEPDLVIGTSKYAPNINSILNEVQDSIKQASHVAILFGGPYSGINSLINERKLDFEINTLPCQGTETVRTEEALISTLSILNILNQD
- a CDS encoding biotin--[acetyl-CoA-carboxylase] ligase; the protein is MIRKKILKNIEDSYVTEEELLEKLDITHEKLKDHILNLKDVGYDILYDLDKGYKLKDVPDILDAYEVARGLKTEMMGNSIHFYDTLESTNDTAKKFVEDGAKEGSVIIAGSQTAGRTRKYDDWVSPEGGIYMTLILRPKVALQEASKLTIVTGVAIAKTLHDKFGINAGIKWPNDILIGDKKISGILTEAVTNYETNELEAVLVGIGIDANIKEEDIPDDLKEVATTIKKEIDKRINRADILRTFLGVFEELYKEFNKGNFKYIIAEWRRLSSTTGNRVKVYKNGKVTYGDAVGITNKGLLIVEDDDGKLIKISSGVVEII
- a CDS encoding TIGR03576 family pyridoxal phosphate-dependent enzyme; the encoded protein is MSITLDEVKRREKGLSIINDKIKNDGIDSLIDLTGLAGGFDLEAEDISLLETYAGPAVFDAKIQELGRQHLGGEKILPVNRTTSGIVATIIALVKPSTKIVHFLAKKPAHPSIPRTAELVGADYEEFTNVDDVVVDENTSLVVITGTTMDLEVIDVEDFKAVIAKAKEFDVPVFVDDASGARIRCAVYDQPRAIDLGADLSVTSTDKLMEGPRGGLMAGSEKLIDEIKLVVNQYGLEAQAPLVVAMIKGIEKYSPDRIREAFKQKDELNEMLISRNLNPLKTPTGFMFKEDEIKAELEKRGATVDVDADVIASVYSMILLENYNIITIPSVGMPGASKTVRIDWSAKDSDKLTMDEMVNAIDDTFNRTVSVIADGKILDVLY